The Bacteroidia bacterium genome includes a region encoding these proteins:
- a CDS encoding FKBP-type peptidyl-prolyl cis-trans isomerase, producing MKIKFLWLTALAINLITFQTMSQIKEKDYKTTASGLKYVILQKGKGVQPKPGDRVSVHYEGKLMNDTIFDTSYKRGQPFAFVLGQGQVIKGWDEGIALLNEGDSAVFIIPAELGYGSQSMGSIPANSTLKFTVKLMKVTPEVKVEPYNTAGKDTLKTPSGLKLILVSQTNKNNQRPPKGSTVKVHYTGYFEDGKIFDSSVKRGEPISFQVGKGMVIKGWDEGISILKVGDKARLLIPYQLAYGEAGRSPVIPAKANLIFDVELVDFTPEVKPALFDTKGKDTLSTPTGLKYIVVSEGKKDAVKAEAGKKVSVHYTGYFENGDIFDSSVQRGQPLDFDLGKGMVIKGWDEGIGLMKVGDKLRLLIPYQLAYGENGYPGAIPPKSNLVFDVELMGVK from the coding sequence ATGAAAATAAAATTTTTATGGCTAACAGCCTTAGCAATTAATCTTATAACATTTCAAACCATGAGTCAGATAAAGGAAAAGGATTATAAAACTACAGCTTCAGGGCTTAAATACGTTATTCTTCAAAAAGGAAAAGGTGTGCAACCAAAACCAGGCGATAGAGTTTCAGTACATTATGAGGGCAAATTAATGAATGATACAATTTTTGATACTTCGTATAAACGCGGACAACCATTTGCTTTTGTACTTGGACAAGGTCAAGTAATTAAAGGTTGGGACGAAGGAATAGCTTTATTAAATGAAGGTGATTCAGCAGTATTTATTATTCCTGCAGAATTAGGTTATGGATCGCAAAGTATGGGTTCTATTCCCGCAAATTCTACTCTAAAATTTACTGTAAAACTTATGAAAGTTACACCTGAAGTAAAGGTAGAACCATATAATACAGCAGGAAAAGATACATTAAAAACTCCATCAGGTTTAAAATTAATTTTGGTTTCTCAGACAAATAAGAATAATCAGAGACCACCAAAAGGATCAACAGTAAAAGTTCATTATACAGGTTATTTTGAAGATGGAAAAATATTCGATTCATCAGTAAAACGTGGTGAACCTATAAGCTTTCAGGTTGGAAAAGGTATGGTTATTAAAGGCTGGGATGAAGGTATTTCAATTTTAAAAGTAGGAGATAAGGCACGATTATTAATTCCATATCAATTAGCATATGGCGAAGCAGGTCGTTCACCTGTTATTCCTGCAAAAGCAAATTTAATTTTTGATGTTGAATTAGTTGATTTTACACCTGAAGTTAAACCAGCTTTATTTGATACAAAAGGTAAAGATACTTTGTCAACACCAACAGGATTAAAATATATTGTTGTTAGCGAAGGTAAAAAAGATGCTGTTAAAGCAGAAGCAGGAAAAAAGGTTTCTGTTCACTATACCGGTTATTTTGAAAATGGAGATATTTTCGATTCTTCAGTTCAACGCGGACAGCCTCTTGATTTTGACTTAGGAAAAGGTATGGTAATTAAAGGTTGGGATGAAGGTATTGGATTAATGAAAGTGGGAGATAAGCTAAGATTATTAATCCCTTATCAATTAGCATATGGAGAAAATGGTTATCCTGGTGCAATTCCTCCAAAATCAAACCTTGTTTTTGATGTTGAATTAATGGGAGTGAAGTAG
- a CDS encoding YfiR family protein, translated as MRHFISHISQVIFLLWIVAFINLPIKSYSQQYTEYELKAAYIFNFGKFVQWPEEAFKKSTDPFIIGIFGNDPFGDILQQTIQNKSLQNRPIIIINIINIEDASTCHILFISKTNKFNLTQVIQSLNNKPVLTIGDNIEEFCQTGGIINFTGQHSQKRFEINNKASARVNLIISSKLLVLSRIVTEDEIKF; from the coding sequence ATGAGGCATTTCATTTCACATATAAGTCAAGTTATATTTTTATTATGGATAGTTGCATTCATTAATTTACCAATTAAAAGCTACTCTCAACAATATACAGAATACGAATTAAAAGCCGCATATATTTTTAATTTTGGAAAATTTGTACAATGGCCAGAAGAAGCGTTTAAAAAATCAACTGATCCTTTCATTATTGGCATTTTTGGCAACGATCCATTTGGTGATATACTACAACAAACCATTCAAAACAAATCACTTCAAAACAGGCCAATAATTATTATTAATATTATAAATATTGAAGATGCATCAACATGCCATATTCTTTTTATAAGCAAAACAAATAAATTTAATTTAACTCAGGTAATTCAATCTTTAAACAATAAACCAGTTCTTACAATTGGCGATAACATAGAAGAATTTTGTCAAACCGGTGGAATAATAAATTTTACCGGGCAACACTCACAAAAAAGATTCGAAATAAATAATAAAGCTTCGGCAAGGGTAAATTTAATAATTAGTTCTAAACTTTTAGTATTATCAAGAATTGTTACAGAAGATGAAATTAAATTTTAG
- a CDS encoding response regulator, producing MVILSVTLITQIIAAYFYARYDKNEFVQKNIQSLEIISQIISSNSTAAILFNDSKQSADILKSLKAELHIKSVCIYNDKKKPFAYYRRDSNITIPTQAIFTTKNGTTLSENYITLLRPIFDESDNKTIIGYIFLDRDLADYDTRFSKSLLVLIIITFSSLVFALIISTQMQKIISVPIKKLSQTVKNITENGDFSVRIEKKGNDEVGELTGGFNGMLSKIEEQNEALILAKEQAIGSAKIKEVFLANMSHEIRTPMNAIVGMSNLILGTPINDEQRDYLQHIKTSADNLLIIINDILDFSKIEAGKIEFENIRFNINDTLENIRKTFDFKLKGHTLDFIIEKNNNVPDYLIGDHVRLNQILLNLVGNAIKFTENGSIKIKIDKTNENDDLVELQFSVIDTGIGIPKDKLDFIFQSFSQAASDTTRKYGGTGLGLTICKQLIELQKGKIWVESEQGKGSSFCFTIQYKKTSAPSLSELQQLSIQNIITVTKDILENSRILIVEDNPLNLLLAKTILKKQNFKNIDSAENGQEAIDLIKNNDYNVILMDLHMPIMDGYQATLFIREHMSEKKRQVPIIALTAAAIKGEQEKCFETGMNDYISKPFKPEELFSKIIHFLQP from the coding sequence TTGGTTATTTTATCAGTAACCTTAATTACTCAAATAATTGCAGCCTACTTTTATGCAAGATATGACAAAAATGAATTTGTTCAGAAAAACATACAAAGTCTTGAAATAATTTCACAAATAATTTCTAGTAATTCTACAGCAGCAATTTTATTTAACGACTCCAAACAATCTGCAGATATTTTAAAATCACTTAAAGCTGAATTACACATAAAATCAGTTTGTATATATAATGACAAAAAGAAACCATTTGCTTATTACAGAAGAGACAGTAATATAACAATTCCCACACAAGCAATATTTACAACTAAAAATGGCACAACATTAAGTGAAAATTATATTACACTTTTACGACCAATTTTTGACGAATCAGACAATAAAACAATCATAGGTTACATCTTCCTGGATCGCGACTTAGCAGACTATGATACAAGATTTTCCAAATCATTATTAGTTTTAATAATCATTACATTTTCATCATTGGTTTTTGCATTAATTATTTCCACCCAAATGCAAAAAATAATTTCAGTACCAATAAAAAAACTTTCTCAAACTGTTAAGAATATTACAGAAAATGGTGATTTTTCTGTAAGAATTGAAAAAAAGGGAAATGACGAAGTCGGTGAACTAACAGGAGGTTTTAACGGAATGTTATCCAAGATAGAAGAGCAGAACGAAGCACTTATATTAGCAAAAGAACAAGCTATCGGTTCTGCAAAAATAAAGGAAGTATTTTTAGCTAACATGAGCCATGAAATAAGAACTCCAATGAATGCGATTGTTGGAATGTCAAATCTTATACTTGGAACACCAATAAACGACGAACAACGCGATTATTTGCAACACATTAAAACATCTGCCGATAATCTTCTTATTATAATAAATGACATTCTGGATTTCTCGAAAATTGAAGCAGGAAAAATTGAATTTGAGAATATCAGGTTTAATATAAACGATACATTAGAAAATATACGTAAAACTTTTGACTTTAAGCTTAAAGGACATACGCTCGACTTTATAATTGAAAAAAATAACAACGTTCCAGATTATTTAATTGGCGATCATGTCAGATTAAACCAAATACTTCTGAACCTAGTTGGGAATGCAATAAAATTCACCGAAAATGGAAGTATTAAAATTAAAATTGACAAAACAAATGAAAATGATGATCTTGTAGAATTACAGTTTAGTGTAATAGATACAGGGATTGGAATACCAAAAGATAAATTAGATTTTATATTTCAGAGTTTTAGTCAGGCAGCTAGCGATACAACTAGAAAATACGGTGGCACAGGGCTTGGATTAACAATTTGCAAGCAATTAATTGAATTACAAAAAGGAAAAATATGGGTTGAGAGTGAGCAAGGAAAAGGAAGCTCTTTCTGTTTTACAATACAATACAAAAAAACATCTGCACCTAGCTTATCAGAATTACAACAATTATCAATTCAAAATATTATTACTGTAACAAAAGATATTTTAGAAAATTCAAGAATATTAATTGTTGAAGATAATCCACTTAATTTATTGTTAGCTAAAACAATTCTTAAGAAACAAAATTTCAAAAACATCGACTCTGCTGAAAATGGACAAGAGGCAATAGATCTAATTAAAAATAATGACTATAACGTTATTTTAATGGATCTTCATATGCCAATTATGGATGGTTATCAAGCAACACTTTTTATAAGAGAACATATGAGTGAAAAGAAAAGACAGGTACCAATAATCGCTTTAACAGCTGCAGCTATTAAAGGAGAACAAGAAAAATGTTTCGAAACAGGAATGAACGACTATATCTCAAAACCATTTAAACCGGAAGAATTATTTTCAAAAATCATACATTTCTTACAACCTTAA
- a CDS encoding T9SS type A sorting domain-containing protein gives MNKILCLLLFFFPFNSFTQNLVSNPSYEQYSFCPNYMDQLLYCQNWFVCRETPDYYNSCSSFLDIVPPNCSAGYQYSHSGNAFLGLITFTPIPQNNREFIGSQLVSSFVINQKYFFSFYVNLSGGINLGTTIASNKIGIKFSTIPYSYSNPAPINNTAHFYTNTIITDTAKWTRISGSFIADSAYSYILLGNFFDDAHTDTLNLSPTNNNYAYYYIDDVCVSPDSLFCENWLGVSEQTVKNTEDITIYPNPWVNHLNVKFNNIPSENTTLSVLDITGKVILQTITKENEFVINTEKLAKGLYLVKVENGKTVALKKITK, from the coding sequence ATGAATAAAATATTATGTTTATTGTTATTTTTTTTCCCTTTTAATAGTTTTACTCAAAATTTAGTTTCCAATCCAAGTTATGAGCAATATAGTTTTTGTCCAAATTATATGGATCAACTATTGTATTGTCAAAATTGGTTTGTTTGTAGAGAAACTCCAGATTATTATAACTCTTGTTCTTCTTTTTTAGATATTGTACCACCAAATTGTTCTGCAGGTTATCAATATTCTCATTCAGGGAACGCTTTTCTAGGATTAATAACTTTTACTCCAATACCCCAAAATAACAGAGAGTTTATAGGTTCACAATTAGTAAGTTCCTTTGTGATTAATCAAAAATATTTTTTTTCATTTTATGTAAACCTTTCTGGGGGAATTAATTTAGGTACAACAATTGCCTCAAATAAAATAGGCATTAAATTTTCAACAATTCCTTATTCATATTCTAACCCTGCTCCAATAAATAACACAGCGCACTTTTATACTAATACAATAATTACCGATACTGCTAAATGGACAAGAATAAGCGGTTCTTTTATTGCCGATTCGGCTTATTCGTATATACTGTTAGGCAATTTTTTTGATGATGCACATACTGATACTTTAAACTTATCGCCTACAAATAATAATTATGCATATTATTATATAGATGATGTATGTGTTAGCCCGGATTCTCTTTTTTGCGAGAATTGGTTGGGGGTAAGTGAGCAAACAGTAAAAAACACAGAAGATATAACAATTTACCCAAACCCATGGGTTAACCACCTTAATGTAAAGTTTAACAATATACCTAGTGAAAATACAACTTTAAGTGTTTTAGATATTACGGGCAAAGTAATTTTGCAAACAATAACTAAGGAAAATGAGTTTGTGATCAATACAGAGAAGTTGGCAAAGGGGTTGTATTTGGTAAAGGTGGAGAATGGTAAAACTGTTGCGTTGAAAAAGATAACAAAGTAG
- a CDS encoding Hpt domain-containing protein, which translates to MEINLDLSYLENMAAGDNNLIKEMIEIFKEQVPEFVCEMNKAISNNDSKALASIAHKAKSSVAIMGIISLIEDLKVLENIAANNERTDEYPEFVNRFILNSKEAIIKLNEVSSKL; encoded by the coding sequence ATGGAAATAAACTTAGATTTAAGCTATTTAGAAAATATGGCAGCAGGCGACAATAATCTTATAAAAGAGATGATTGAAATTTTTAAAGAACAGGTTCCAGAGTTTGTTTGCGAAATGAATAAAGCAATAAGCAATAATGATTCAAAAGCACTTGCTTCTATTGCACACAAAGCAAAATCATCTGTTGCAATTATGGGAATTATAAGTCTTATTGAAGATTTGAAAGTACTCGAAAATATTGCTGCAAATAATGAGAGAACAGACGAATACCCCGAATTTGTTAACAGATTTATTTTAAATTCTAAGGAAGCAATAATAAAGTTAAATGAAGTCTCATCAAAATTATAA
- a CDS encoding FKBP-type peptidyl-prolyl cis-trans isomerase, with product MKNIFYLLALIIVAYSCNSDGYVTDTSGMKYKFFVRNDNNKKPVVGDILVIKMKYTTEKDSVLFDTKEFNGQPFRMKMNAASKNGGTIDDAFALMHEGDSAEFVVDAERFFLETKNSAIPEFIKKGDKLVFNIKLVEIFSYDKFLEEKKAADLMTAEQEQKILESFIENANITVKPTSTGLYYIEDKAGKGSYPKVGQKVKVHYTGSFVSGEVFDSSLKRGEVFEFKFGEKEVIPGLEEGIGMMKKGGKATLIIPSGLAYGDQQFKMIQPFSTLIFEIELINIE from the coding sequence ATGAAGAATATTTTTTATTTATTGGCTCTTATTATAGTAGCTTACTCTTGTAATTCTGATGGTTATGTTACTGATACTTCAGGAATGAAATACAAGTTCTTTGTAAGAAACGATAATAATAAGAAACCTGTTGTTGGCGATATTCTTGTTATTAAAATGAAATACACAACTGAGAAAGATTCAGTACTTTTTGATACTAAAGAATTTAACGGGCAGCCTTTTAGAATGAAAATGAATGCTGCTTCAAAAAACGGAGGAACTATTGATGATGCTTTTGCATTAATGCATGAAGGCGACAGTGCAGAGTTTGTTGTAGATGCCGAAAGATTCTTTTTAGAAACAAAAAACAGTGCAATTCCTGAATTTATTAAGAAAGGAGATAAGCTAGTTTTTAATATTAAGCTTGTTGAAATTTTTAGTTATGATAAATTTTTAGAAGAGAAAAAGGCTGCAGATTTAATGACAGCCGAACAGGAACAAAAAATTCTGGAATCATTTATTGAAAATGCAAATATTACTGTAAAACCAACAAGTACCGGACTTTATTATATCGAAGATAAGGCAGGAAAGGGAAGTTATCCAAAGGTTGGACAAAAAGTAAAAGTTCATTATACTGGTTCTTTTGTTAGTGGCGAAGTTTTTGATTCCTCTTTAAAACGTGGCGAAGTTTTTGAATTCAAGTTTGGCGAAAAAGAAGTAATCCCCGGGCTCGAAGAAGGTATTGGTATGATGAAAAAAGGTGGAAAGGCAACACTAATAATCCCTTCAGGTCTTGCTTACGGCGATCAGCAGTTTAAAATGATACAACCTTTTTCGACATTAATTTTTGAAATAGAACTAATAAACATTGAATAA
- a CDS encoding T9SS type A sorting domain-containing protein — MVYPNPSNGNITISSITNEVITNIIVSDITGRIVFNKSFDSELFEVNNDFSFLPASTYFISISTTNNVYIKKCIIVK, encoded by the coding sequence ATTGTTTATCCAAATCCATCAAATGGTAATATTACTATTTCATCAATTACTAACGAAGTTATCACAAATATTATCGTTAGTGACATAACAGGTAGAATTGTATTTAATAAGAGTTTTGATAGTGAGCTTTTTGAAGTAAATAATGATTTCTCATTCTTACCCGCAAGTACTTATTTTATTTCTATTTCTACAACAAATAACGTTTATATTAAAAAATGCATTATTGTTAAATAA
- a CDS encoding toxin-antitoxin system YwqK family antitoxin, translating into MLKSVLKYFTLSFIVFTMFACSVFTAKQDDIEEKEGLTYLKGTKKLFTGEVLDNYENGKNSISYNYKDGKKDGVSKAWYESGQLEYEGRYLSGLKDGEFKGYFNDGTLGAVRNYSNGVENGDWKIWHENGKLKESGHFTKGQKDSLWNWYYENGQKWIEIKFNNGKEQGLWKAWHETGQLREEINYQNGKKEGLWQEWNKEGQIISKGLYSQNHENGNWYGWYDNGKPRFEKLFKNGDIIYDKEWDENGNPIK; encoded by the coding sequence ATGTTAAAATCAGTTTTAAAATATTTCACCCTATCTTTTATTGTTTTCACAATGTTTGCATGCTCGGTTTTCACAGCAAAACAAGATGATATTGAAGAAAAAGAGGGGTTAACATATTTAAAAGGAACCAAAAAACTTTTTACCGGTGAAGTGTTAGATAATTACGAAAACGGGAAAAATAGTATTTCTTATAATTATAAAGATGGAAAGAAAGATGGCGTTTCAAAAGCCTGGTATGAAAGCGGTCAATTAGAATACGAAGGAAGATATCTTTCAGGATTAAAAGACGGAGAATTTAAAGGTTACTTTAACGATGGAACATTAGGTGCAGTTAGAAACTATTCAAACGGAGTAGAAAATGGTGATTGGAAAATATGGCATGAAAACGGAAAATTAAAAGAATCTGGTCACTTTACAAAAGGACAGAAAGATAGTTTATGGAATTGGTATTATGAAAATGGTCAAAAATGGATTGAAATTAAATTTAACAATGGTAAAGAACAAGGTTTGTGGAAAGCATGGCACGAAACAGGCCAACTACGTGAAGAAATAAATTACCAGAACGGAAAAAAAGAAGGACTTTGGCAGGAATGGAATAAAGAAGGTCAAATAATTTCGAAAGGCTTGTACTCTCAGAACCACGAAAACGGAAACTGGTATGGCTGGTACGACAATGGTAAACCACGTTTCGAAAAACTTTTTAAGAATGGCGATATTATTTATGACAAAGAATGGGATGAAAATGGTAATCCTATAAAATAA
- a CDS encoding PD40 domain-containing protein, with translation MTNHLLIKIIFFFILFLNFNIFSERINAQDIPQNRKKLQKLANEHFNNEEFSKALPLLLILDSLTPDNFEIKYEIGACYLNTPYEKTKGIPYLEYALEKGGNLLPNVVFYDLGTLYHINYQFNEAENQFKRFLEITEKNNHLRLSASRMITICNNAKEIYSNPILTEIYNIGAPINSDNSETTPLISADEEIVFFTRSFSKTYGQLDIEFLKKIYCSVLKNKKWQEPFEINIENPIDGMQISLAGTSPDGELLFFSIGNETSSDIYFCRIIDGKCNNFNKMPDVINSSFWEGKVSITPDGNTLYFSSNRPGGFGGKDIYVVTKDENGNWVDLKNLGSSVNTEFDEDAPFIHPDNKTLYFSSNGHNTMGGYDVFTSVKQDTTNNWTEPTNLGYPINTTSDDIGFVISANGNNAYLSSAHDNQYGKHDIYKVVLHKTIPLTLIKGVIMGGDPPKPVKAKIKVIDHETKERLRYVYNPSPKNGKYLLIFPPNKNYDMIIEAEGYYPQLINIFVPNQTYFYELFQEIYLKQVKINEKDSVIGQEITITNTFYDIYKTKAADSLTSEEESNKVHKFDDLLKTVENIINSTDSIGLDALDSLAENNNILENKNNKKSSNKEYNDLLNLIENAIEKTDSISLLLLDANTIYNDITSSVYFFGVDNISNNLEKVIVDNDTIYTLPKLNTIKNKEQNKVEIKNERIFEFKTSSENSRKYVYINNIYFDSGKSIIDKKYSQILNSIVELLLINKNLGIELHGYTDPVGDDDVNLELSKTRAFNVMEFIVSKQVESNRIIMNGHGESGNDSKGKINEMQMLRRVELKIFEVKNPSQE, from the coding sequence ATGACTAATCATCTGTTAATCAAAATAATATTTTTCTTTATTTTATTCCTTAATTTTAATATCTTTTCAGAAAGAATTAATGCTCAGGATATACCCCAAAATAGAAAAAAACTTCAGAAGCTTGCAAATGAACATTTTAACAATGAAGAATTCAGTAAAGCCTTGCCATTATTATTAATACTTGACAGTTTAACTCCGGATAATTTTGAGATTAAATATGAGATTGGTGCTTGTTATTTAAATACTCCTTATGAAAAAACCAAAGGAATTCCATATCTTGAGTATGCATTAGAAAAAGGGGGTAATCTGTTACCAAATGTTGTTTTTTACGATTTAGGTACTCTCTATCATATTAATTACCAATTTAACGAAGCAGAAAATCAATTTAAAAGATTTTTAGAAATTACCGAAAAAAACAATCACTTAAGATTGTCTGCCTCAAGAATGATTACTATTTGCAATAATGCAAAAGAAATATATTCTAATCCAATTCTTACCGAAATTTATAATATTGGTGCTCCTATTAATTCCGATAATAGCGAAACAACTCCGTTAATTTCTGCAGATGAAGAAATAGTATTTTTCACAAGATCTTTTTCTAAAACTTATGGTCAGTTAGATATAGAATTTTTAAAAAAAATATATTGTTCGGTACTAAAAAATAAAAAATGGCAGGAGCCATTTGAAATTAATATCGAAAACCCAATTGATGGCATGCAAATATCATTGGCAGGTACATCCCCGGATGGTGAATTATTGTTTTTTTCAATTGGCAATGAGACGTCTTCAGACATTTATTTCTGCAGAATAATAGACGGAAAATGTAATAATTTTAATAAAATGCCTGATGTTATAAATTCATCTTTCTGGGAAGGGAAAGTGAGTATAACACCTGATGGCAATACTCTGTATTTCTCGAGTAACAGACCTGGCGGATTTGGTGGAAAAGATATTTATGTTGTTACAAAAGATGAAAATGGAAATTGGGTTGATTTAAAAAATTTGGGTTCCTCTGTTAATACTGAGTTTGACGAAGATGCCCCATTTATTCATCCTGATAACAAAACTCTATATTTTTCATCAAATGGTCACAATACTATGGGTGGCTATGATGTTTTTACAAGTGTTAAACAAGATACAACCAACAACTGGACAGAACCGACAAATTTAGGTTATCCAATAAATACAACCAGTGATGATATTGGTTTTGTGATTTCTGCCAACGGAAATAATGCATATTTGTCTTCGGCACATGATAACCAGTATGGAAAACATGATATTTACAAAGTTGTTTTACATAAAACCATTCCGCTTACTTTAATTAAAGGCGTAATAATGGGTGGCGATCCTCCCAAGCCTGTAAAAGCAAAAATAAAGGTCATTGATCACGAAACAAAAGAAAGACTAAGATATGTGTATAATCCGAGCCCTAAAAACGGAAAGTACCTTCTTATTTTTCCACCAAATAAAAATTACGATATGATTATTGAAGCTGAAGGTTATTACCCTCAACTTATTAATATTTTCGTTCCAAATCAAACCTATTTCTATGAACTTTTTCAGGAAATATATCTTAAACAAGTTAAAATCAACGAAAAAGATAGCGTTATTGGACAAGAAATAACTATAACAAATACTTTCTATGATATATATAAAACAAAGGCAGCAGATAGCCTGACAAGCGAAGAGGAATCTAACAAAGTACACAAATTTGACGATTTACTAAAAACAGTTGAAAATATTATAAACTCTACGGACAGCATAGGATTAGATGCCCTTGATAGCCTTGCTGAGAATAATAACATTCTGGAAAATAAAAACAACAAAAAGTCATCTAACAAAGAATATAATGACTTATTAAATTTAATCGAAAACGCTATTGAAAAAACAGACTCAATTTCATTACTTCTTTTAGATGCCAATACCATTTATAATGATATAACAAGCAGTGTTTACTTTTTTGGAGTTGATAATATATCAAATAATTTAGAAAAGGTTATTGTAGACAATGACACAATATATACACTTCCTAAATTAAATACTATTAAAAATAAAGAACAAAACAAAGTTGAAATAAAAAATGAACGAATTTTTGAATTTAAAACATCATCAGAAAATAGCAGAAAATATGTTTACATCAATAATATATACTTTGACTCAGGGAAATCAATTATAGATAAAAAATATTCACAAATATTGAATAGCATAGTTGAACTATTGTTAATTAATAAAAATTTAGGTATTGAACTTCATGGATATACAGACCCAGTCGGAGATGATGATGTTAATTTAGAATTATCAAAAACCCGCGCATTTAATGTTATGGAGTTTATTGTTTCGAAGCAGGTAGAGTCAAACAGAATTATAATGAACGGACATGGCGAATCTGGGAATGACTCAAAAGGTAAAATAAATGAAATGCAAATGTTAAGGAGAGTAGAACTTAAGATTTTTGAAGTTAAAAACCCTTCTCAGGAGTAA